ATATTGCAATTTCATACTAGTAATCGAATATCAAATCATTGAATGtccagaatcttttttttttgtatgtcagTCATTTTGTTAGCAATCCTGCGTCATGCCAAATAAAATACATTGAAACAGTGCTCATTAACTGAAAGGACTTTTAAATATGTAGTCTAATGGTTTAATTGCTAAGGCGCATTTAACTcctctacatacacacaaacaaaaatgaattgcATTGTGATCATACATACAGTTCTTAAATTGATTATATCGGACATTGTCTCCCCCCAAACTTAAATACTCAAGTTTAGAATCGAAATAGTTACAGATTTGATTCATTCTTACGGTTTCTCCTTAATTGAATGTTTACAATGGTATTCCCTTTAACAAcattgcaagaaaaaaaaaaggaaatacgtTGAACTTAAGAGCAAATGACTCAATTTGATCTAAACCAGGACCACAAATCCTGGCAAAGATTACAATTGTTTCCAAGTGAAAACACAAAAGGTTATTAAATCATTgatgaaacattaaaacaaactcatgacacacaaaaataaaatcctTCAAGACAAATCCACTACTAACTAACATCACAACACTTTTTGCTGGGGTGTTTGAAATGAACTTGGTTGTTTTACTGTGCACATGGGTGTAATACACCAAAAGTCTCTTGCTGAATGTGAAATCCAGTCTGTTTCAATTGACTGACATCCCCATTTGAATATGTTGTGAGCCCTTTTAGCCCAAAGTCCAGGGATTCAAGGGAACAACTGAGTTGggaacaatttttttatataattcacaAGTTCCTGATGCTCAACAGGAGAGCACCGTTACCTCAAGATTAGATCCATTGTCCCTTCCAGAAGGGTTTTGTAGGACCAGGATCAATATCCTAGTGTCTCCTTGGCTGGTTTGCAGGAATAAAGGTGTACCTGAGACCCCATGTGCATAAACATCTATACTTCCACCCCTTTAATGAGACCTTAGGGAGTTGTGTGCCTCACTGGATGATTGACATcatataaaacacattaaaacacacaagCATGCTCTTGAAAGCTACGGCCCACTCAGTTGCTGttaccaaaacaaaaaagcattcgAAGAGGGAGGAGGGGGCTTACTGGTGAGCAAAATGTCCTCAGAAGTCACTGATCTCAAACCCCAAACTTTATAAACTCCTCTGATCAAGGTTATCATCAAACTACCAGACAAAGTCAAGATCTGTGTAAAATCCACAAGGAAAGGGAGAAATGGTCATGGTTTGGTTCAGCTGCTCAGACATTCATACATGATCATTTAACATGAGAATGTGTACATTAAAAGTATAACAAAGTATGATTACCTTCAGCCAAATTTGGAGGATCCAAAATGGGGCAGCAAATGTGGGACATCCTTATATTGACTTGAACAGTATCATTGAAGTCTGTTGGTCATTAAGATATAGCAGCTAAAGAAAGGTGTGCTGGAAGTCATTTTAACACTAGTGTCCATTCTGCAGCTAAGTACTTGAAAGCTCCTTGATGTGCCATACACTGACACTGCAATTTAATGGTTCAAAAAGCTCAATCACAGTTATTAGCGGGTACGAGCTGCTTATAAGGAAACACATTTAGTTACTTTAGTGAAGGTGACCTGCTTATGTAGATGACTGgtcaaaattatgacaaaaatttgAGAAAAGAATAGTCTATTCATTCTCCATTTATCCTCTCTTTAATACTTACCTGTTGTTCTGGAAAATGCTCAACATGAAATGGGAAATTAGGTAGATAATTGAGTGGCATCAGAGAAGCCCTACACTGTGAAGACAGTTCCAGAGAGTTGAAAATCGGGGCAATGAACAAAACATTAATTTGTTGGCGATGAAAGTGTCACCACTTACAGCTAAAGGTTATGGGTGGTTTAAAGgggtatttcacccaaaatgacaaGCCTGTCATCTTTGACTCACCCTCACGTCATTTGAAAtcatatgacattcttttttttctgttgaacacaaaagaagaaaaattaaacttccgcattttgtttgttttccagaCACGAGAGAACCAGTGGATTGGTGTCATTATCGACTTAAATTTCGTTCTGATCCTCACAGAAaactatcgtatggcttcaaaagactttgaatatagcgTATGGACTTCATTTAAGaggcttttatgctgcttttcatTCTTTCTTGGAGCTTAAATGCCTCTAGTCACTGCTTTCGTTGTATAAAGAACAGATGCTCagacattctttaaaatttctatttttgtgtcccacagaagaaagtcatttgggttctgaaaaaaattatggtgcagaaattattacagaatactaaattttgtgtaaaataaccctttaaaataactggaaaaaccattaaaatatttaagGTGGTCTGACAAGCTCAGAATATCCAAAAGCCCTGAGGTTAAGAGGCAAGAGAAATTGGGATATGACATGTGACTATAACAACTTTGTGTTTTACGAGTCGAGAAAGATGTCAGGGGTCATATGGTGTACTTTACTGAGGAACTGTAAGGTGTGGTAAGGACAAAGATATGAAGCTATGATGTTttcaaaactgaaaaataaaagctTTAGCATAGGAAAGAGAAGAGAGAATCTGAAACATGAGGCTCTTGGGGTTAAGAATAGTGAGAGGGCAAAGGTCCATGTCATGTTAACAGTGGAAGGTCAAGACTCCTCGTTGCCAGAGTCGTCTTCATCGCCAAAACAGTCCCCGGCCATTTCTCCACCTATCCCACCGGCCTCTGCCTCATCGTCATCATCCTCTTCCTCTATGTCATCGTCATACAGATCATCGTAGAGCAGGTCGGAGCTACTATCGTGAGAAGGCACTTTGGTCTGGATGCAGTATTCAGCAAGTGTCGTTGGTACTTTCACTCCATCTCGCTCTGCATCGGCCTTGGTGGACATCACCTGCTTCCTGTATGTGGTAAAAAGAGACAAATTCAGAACAGCTACAATGTCTACAATCAAATCAACCAAGGCTTCATCACATATAACAGCTTCATCTATTAATATATAGAGTGGGGTCcatgtaattttttcaatgaatCTTTTCACTAAAATCGTTTTGCTGACAGTTCAAtctgtaataaaaatgtattattaatagaGGCAAGGGGTGGGAAAAATACtgattttccaatgcatcgcGATCTTAATTTGAAAAATCTCGATAATGATTCTTAAATTCCAAGATTGATCTTTCACTCTATGCAGCAACCCTCTACAAACAGAGGAAATCACTCTAAAATGTGATGTGtaaaatgtgactaaaatgtataattttagcaaacggctggtaaatgttcagactTTACTcgccagtaattgtgtagtatcgTGGTGAAATATTCAGCAGCGAAATCCCTTTACTGTGTGTTTACTgtaaaagttgttccatgtaatgtgtccAAAGAAGACCCAAGCAACCCATCTGTCATTGAATgtctattttaataccttttctgttctctacagtttggtgaaaagcaacaacaacaaaaaatatttaattctaatcaaGCATAGCACACAgagataaagccattcgagtctctCGTTAACATGCGTTCATTTACAGACACTCTTTACAAAAATGCTGggtttccttaaagagacagttccggtttttagcatgtgtttaacaaataaatgtaaacagaacaaattatgcaattaagcaataaacataaccaaaaataataaatgcaatataatataatatttactgaatgaatacatggatttgtaaatttgtttaaaacgaaaatgtgaccaaaataatgagaaacaaataaaatataatttgtaaaatgtatatttttgtaatgtacagaGTTAGACggttccctgtataattaacagcattagctgggaaggacattttttcatatgtaagcaaaagggacaatATACCTGAAATATACTCGATATTGAATCTAAATTGGAATCGAATTGAATTGATAGCTTGtgaatcgtaatcgaatcgtgaaatctgtatcaatacctggccctaataaaagcatttttactaATGGTATTAGACTCACTGCATTTCCTTTTTTATAGCGGCAAAGCAGCAAATTATGCTGTTTTCTTCCAAGGGACCTGTTTTGACAGAGAATATTGTCAATAAGGGAAAAGGTCATGATATTTTTCACTTGTGTTTGCTTGCCCAAGGGAAATAAAGATATATTCAGAGCATTGTGTCCTGAACTTCAGTAGAATGGTGCAATGGAAGCGTGATGGGCCAACTTTTTGTCTGAGCAAAAGTTTAATCTAAATCTCAGCCAACTTAAAAATTGCCACTGGGATGTTCAGGTGCTCTGGATAATTCCCAGATAATAGCTAGTGTGTATTAAGTCATTACAATTTACCAGTCATGTAAATCACAATAGTTTTAATTGATtagtaattattaaaatattaataatttaactGTATGCAGCTGTAGTTGATGGCTGCAGGTTTGATGTATGTGAggttaaaaaaatcaaaacacaaTAGGACAAAATATGAAATTCTGAGAATTTGGTCCTGAAAACATTTAGGTCATGTAAAGTCACAGTGCAGAAGAAAATGTCAGACTAACCTTTAAACTTAAACATGAAGTGAACTGAAGAGTATGGAAATGTCATtagatgctaaaatatttttttaatgtacagattGCCATTTGAAAGCCCAAGTGATTGTACCTTATGATCTCTGCATATTCCTTATCCTTGCCTTTGCTGTCCCTCCACTTGCGAAACATGACTGAGGCATCCACATTTGCAGGAGAAAAGGTGTTGGGTTCATTCAGCAGTGAAATCACGCTCAACAGGATTGTTctacgcacaaacacacacgtagtCCAA
The Xyrauchen texanus isolate HMW12.3.18 chromosome 34, RBS_HiC_50CHRs, whole genome shotgun sequence DNA segment above includes these coding regions:
- the LOC127627875 gene encoding ubiquitin-conjugating enzyme E2 R2-like, which produces MAHQQMPSSQKALMLELKSLQEEPVEGFRITLVEESDLYNWEVAIFGPPNTLYEGGYFKAHVKFPIDYPYSPPTFRFFTKMWHPNIYENGDVCISILHPPVDDPQSGELPSERWNPTQNVRTILLSVISLLNEPNTFSPANVDASVMFRKWRDSKGKDKEYAEIIRKQVMSTKADAERDGVKVPTTLAEYCIQTKVPSHDSSSDLLYDDLYDDDIEEEDDDDEAEAGGIGGEMAGDCFGDEDDSGNEES